A window from Enterocloster bolteae encodes these proteins:
- a CDS encoding metal ABC transporter substrate-binding protein, whose amino-acid sequence MNKKLNSTFCTLAVTAMVSVAMLSGCSGTTAAPGASDTDQASTTAVAGGDKSMGEASMEAENTDAGIESKDTDGQKLKVMASFYPMYDFAVKIGGDKAEVTNMVPAGTEPHDWEPAAADIKNLEEAALFVYSGGGMEHWVEDVLASLETKKLVSVEASAGVTLRSGHIHDEEEHKGAEEHTEEEDHGHDHGQFDPHVWLSPVNAKKEMENIKNAYVKADPENKDYYEKNYQTYTAEFDKLDQEYKDTLSALPNKSIVVSHEAFGYLCDAYGLTQMGIEGLSPDSEPDPARMAEIIDFVKANHVKVIFFEELVSPKVAETIAAETGAQTRVLNPLEGLSDEELKNGADYFSVMEDNLKQLKAALE is encoded by the coding sequence ATGAATAAAAAATTAAATTCTACATTCTGCACACTGGCTGTGACAGCAATGGTTTCTGTTGCTATGCTTTCAGGGTGCTCAGGTACCACCGCTGCACCAGGGGCTTCTGATACAGACCAGGCTTCAACCACCGCTGTGGCAGGTGGAGATAAGAGTATGGGCGAGGCGTCAATGGAGGCAGAGAACACCGATGCTGGGATTGAATCAAAGGATACGGACGGACAGAAGCTGAAGGTAATGGCCAGCTTTTATCCTATGTATGATTTTGCTGTCAAAATCGGCGGTGATAAAGCGGAGGTGACCAATATGGTTCCGGCCGGCACAGAGCCCCATGACTGGGAACCGGCCGCAGCCGATATTAAGAATTTGGAGGAAGCGGCTCTTTTTGTCTACAGCGGCGGGGGTATGGAGCATTGGGTGGAGGATGTGCTTGCTAGCCTGGAAACAAAGAAGTTGGTATCGGTGGAAGCTTCCGCCGGAGTTACACTCAGATCAGGACACATTCATGATGAGGAAGAACATAAGGGAGCGGAGGAACACACAGAGGAAGAAGATCATGGCCATGACCACGGCCAGTTTGATCCCCATGTATGGCTCAGCCCTGTGAACGCAAAGAAAGAAATGGAAAACATTAAGAATGCTTACGTTAAGGCAGACCCGGAAAACAAAGATTACTATGAAAAAAATTATCAGACCTATACAGCCGAGTTTGATAAACTGGATCAGGAATATAAAGATACGTTGTCTGCCCTGCCTAATAAGAGCATTGTAGTGTCTCATGAAGCGTTCGGTTATCTCTGCGATGCCTATGGACTGACTCAGATGGGCATCGAGGGATTGTCTCCTGATTCGGAACCGGACCCGGCAAGAATGGCGGAGATCATTGACTTTGTAAAGGCCAATCACGTCAAAGTTATTTTCTTTGAAGAACTGGTAAGCCCGAAGGTGGCCGAGACAATTGCGGCGGAAACAGGAGCCCAGACCCGGGTGTTAAATCCACTAGAAGGATTAAGCGATGAGGAACTAAAAAATGGCGCAGATTATTTCTCTGTGATGGAGGATAACTTAAAGCAGCTGAAAGCTGCACTTGAATAA
- a CDS encoding metal ABC transporter ATP-binding protein, with amino-acid sequence MDVIAVKGLDFSYGNTQILKNINFTVPEGRFAVLLGPNGAGKSTLIKLMLGELPLSGQTGKIELLGQEIRQFKDWKKISYVSQNGMASCQNFPASVEEFVQAGLYTQIGKFRFAGKREREQVRRVLHQVGMGDFAKRLIGRLSGGQQQRVLLARALINAPRLLLLDEPTSGMDEDSTTLFYRLLYQINREQGVTIWIVTHDRKRLMAYADDIWLLEDEKMKLVQPGREEGEHGNL; translated from the coding sequence ATGGATGTCATTGCAGTGAAAGGACTGGATTTTTCCTATGGAAATACCCAGATATTAAAGAATATCAATTTTACTGTTCCCGAGGGCCGATTTGCGGTTCTATTGGGACCAAACGGGGCAGGAAAAAGCACCCTGATAAAGCTCATGCTGGGGGAACTTCCGCTAAGTGGACAAACAGGTAAGATTGAACTTCTGGGGCAGGAGATTCGGCAGTTTAAAGACTGGAAGAAGATCAGCTACGTTTCCCAAAACGGTATGGCATCCTGTCAGAATTTTCCCGCTTCCGTAGAGGAGTTTGTCCAAGCAGGTCTATACACCCAAATTGGAAAGTTCCGGTTTGCCGGAAAAAGGGAGAGGGAGCAGGTTCGCCGTGTGCTGCATCAAGTCGGTATGGGAGATTTTGCAAAACGGCTGATTGGCCGACTATCCGGAGGGCAGCAACAGAGGGTCCTGCTGGCAAGGGCGCTGATAAACGCCCCGCGGCTTTTGCTGCTGGATGAACCCACTTCCGGTATGGACGAAGACAGTACTACCTTATTTTACCGGCTGCTGTATCAGATTAACCGGGAGCAGGGGGTGACCATCTGGATTGTAACTCATGATCGGAAACGGCTCATGGCTTATGCAGACGATATCTGGCTTTTAGAAGATGAGAAGATGAAATTGGTCCAGCCAGGCAGAGAGGAGGGAGAGCATGGAAATCTTTGA